In Flavobacterium cerinum, one genomic interval encodes:
- a CDS encoding leucine-rich repeat protein, translating into MEIQHNTLLRIDSDDINEGILYLPESVTKIEDSVIQNQPELVKVVAPGVTTIGNVNFIKCTALTEFKAPVLTAIGNNNFIECIALTDFEAPKLTTIGDLNFIVCETLTAFEFPRLTTIGNSNFRYCMLTDFKAPALISISEGNFYECPVLKDFVAPSLIAIEDHNFTICNALTRFEAPVLIAIGWDNFQSCPALTVFEAPALRDVGNNNFKERN; encoded by the coding sequence ATGGAAATACAGCATAATACATTACTACGTATTGATTCTGACGATATAAATGAGGGGATTCTTTATTTACCGGAATCAGTAACAAAAATTGAAGATTCAGTTATTCAAAATCAACCGGAGCTTGTTAAAGTTGTCGCGCCCGGAGTAACGACCATCGGAAACGTAAATTTTATAAAATGTACTGCACTAACCGAGTTCAAAGCTCCAGTACTGACGGCAATCGGAAACAACAATTTTATAGAATGTATTGCACTAACCGATTTCGAGGCTCCCAAACTGACTACAATCGGAGACCTGAATTTTATCGTTTGTGAAACATTAACTGCATTTGAGTTTCCCCGGTTAACTACTATAGGTAATAGTAATTTCAGATATTGTATGCTAACGGATTTCAAGGCTCCTGCGCTGATTTCTATAAGCGAGGGTAATTTCTACGAATGTCCCGTTTTAAAGGACTTTGTGGCTCCTTCGCTGATTGCTATCGAAGACCATAATTTTACTATTTGTAATGCGCTAACGCGTTTTGAGGCTCCTGTACTGATTGCTATCGGATGGGACAATTTCCAATCTTGTCCCGCATTAACCGTTTTCGAGGCGCCCGCACTGAGAGATGTCGGAAACAACAATTTTAAAGAAAGGAATTAA
- a CDS encoding class I lanthipeptide: protein MKKLNLKKKVISVLTDSEKGAIKGGGGVGPAMPFTYTQSVMICVDPMGPPELTRALGCEIPLLTKDCPPLEP from the coding sequence ATGAAGAAGCTTAACCTTAAAAAGAAAGTAATTTCTGTGTTAACGGATAGCGAAAAAGGCGCTATTAAAGGTGGTGGAGGCGTTGGTCCGGCCATGCCGTTTACTTATACACAATCGGTAATGATCTGCGTTGATCCGATGGGACCGCCGGAACTTACCCGGGCACTCGGTTGTGAAATACCGTTATTAACCAAAGATTGTCCTCCTTTAGAGCCATAA